In one window of Mytilus galloprovincialis chromosome 6, xbMytGall1.hap1.1, whole genome shotgun sequence DNA:
- the LOC143079681 gene encoding F-box only protein 15-like isoform X2 has product MDVKNHRKQLAEYLTNKQKQTTVRVPASRKTAVKTYARRLKTATIYDLPNEIILKIFGYLSIGELLSVAQVCHLWHLLSSDNLLWKPLLQACVPSQVGSQQLGDLKSSNLKSSFMQRCIEMRNKRILKLLKKKNPYTGVIHCKDVENAFKFGGISWQIVMTDTSGNEHCLQHQDISYHLMSVSVRWFSLKMIPANNVKKLSLYSCNPLFHDSKTGKVVSNGPYQRSLLYSMDHKLSSAIDKLKPVGTDENLKVFALEDGITIGVWKEGGEIAFIAIAAGLPGLVKKCIMGTSSKMYQSPKEKSLACLPESTYGLYGYSCTIQLRTMKQEIWDQQFTNVECPNSDIRNGFAQFHLMKETDRQILQKELEFPWKTDAFKNKIKDVCCLDAMLIDNEGQVVWNCCSAVSVKKEGSRKFSFDMDFDYCREQSRCIEYSDQKGQIFIQIDRDEERTYITHIALSVLMEKPSKQ; this is encoded by the exons AGTACCAGCCAGCAGAAAGACTGCAGTGAAAACCTATGCAAGGAGGCTAAAAACAGCAACAATATATGA tttaccaaatgaaatcaTACTAAAGATATTTGGATATCTGTCAATAGGAGAATTATTATCTGTGGCTCAAGTTTGTCATCTGTGGCACCTGCTTTCATCTGACAA TTTATTATGGAAGCCATTGCTACAAGCATGTGTTCCTTCCCAAGTAGGCAGTCAACAGCTTGGAGACCTGAAGTCATCCAATCTGAAATCTAGTTTTATGCAGAG gtGTATAGAGATGAGAAACAAAAGAATTCTAAAACTTCTGAAGAAAAAGAACCCATATACAGGTGTAATTCATTGCAAGGATGTCGAAAATGCCTTCAA GTTTGGTGGAATATCTTGGCAGATAGTTATGACAGACACAAGTGGGAATGAACATTGTTTACAACACCAGGATATCAGTTATCATCTTATGTCTGTGTCAGTCAGATGGTTCTCACTAAAGATGATACCCGCTAATAATGTGAAAAAACTCTCACTGTATTCCTGTAACCCACTGTTTCATGACAGTAAAACAGGAAAAGTTGTCTCAAATGG GCCATATCAAAGGTCACTTTTATACTCAATGGATCACAAACTTAGTTCAGCAATAGACAAATTAAAGCCTGTTGGTACTGATGAAAATCTAAAAGTGTTTGCACTTGAAGATGGTATTACAATTGGTGTATGGAAG GAAGGTGGAGAAATTGCTTTTATTGCAATAGCTGCTGGGCTTCCTGGTTTGGTGAAAAAATGTATCATGGGAACATCATCAAA GATGTATCAGTCACCAAAGGAAAAAAGTCTTGCCTGTTTACCTGAGTCTACATATG gTTTATATGGCTACAGTTGTACTATACAGCTTAGAACAATGAAGCAAGAAATTTGGGACCAACAGTTCACAAATGTAGAATGTCCAAACTCAGATATTA GAAATGGTTTTGCACAATTTCATCTTATGAAGGAAACTGATAGACAGATACTTCAAAAAGAACTTGAATTTCCATGGAAGACTGATGCTTTCAAAAATAAGATAAAG GATGTGTGCTGTCTTGACGCTATGTTAATAGATAATGAAGGACAGGTTGTATGGAATTGTTG TTCTGCTGTAAGTGTGAAGAAGGAGGGAAGTCGAAAATTCTCATTTGACA TGGATTTTGACTACTGCAGAGAACAGTCCAGGTGTATAGAGTATTCAGATCAGAAAGGACAAATTTTTATTCAGATTGACAGG GATGAAGAAAGAACTTATATTACACATATAGCATTGAGTGTACTCATGGAAAAGCCTTCAAAACAGTGA
- the LOC143079681 gene encoding F-box only protein 15-like isoform X1 — translation MDVKNHRKQLAEYLTNKQKQTTVRSQETAVPPRVRTSRVPASRKTAVKTYARRLKTATIYDLPNEIILKIFGYLSIGELLSVAQVCHLWHLLSSDNLLWKPLLQACVPSQVGSQQLGDLKSSNLKSSFMQRCIEMRNKRILKLLKKKNPYTGVIHCKDVENAFKFGGISWQIVMTDTSGNEHCLQHQDISYHLMSVSVRWFSLKMIPANNVKKLSLYSCNPLFHDSKTGKVVSNGPYQRSLLYSMDHKLSSAIDKLKPVGTDENLKVFALEDGITIGVWKEGGEIAFIAIAAGLPGLVKKCIMGTSSKMYQSPKEKSLACLPESTYGLYGYSCTIQLRTMKQEIWDQQFTNVECPNSDIRNGFAQFHLMKETDRQILQKELEFPWKTDAFKNKIKDVCCLDAMLIDNEGQVVWNCCSAVSVKKEGSRKFSFDMDFDYCREQSRCIEYSDQKGQIFIQIDRDEERTYITHIALSVLMEKPSKQ, via the exons ATCACAGGAAACAGCAGTTCCCCCAAGAGTCAGAACTAGCAG AGTACCAGCCAGCAGAAAGACTGCAGTGAAAACCTATGCAAGGAGGCTAAAAACAGCAACAATATATGA tttaccaaatgaaatcaTACTAAAGATATTTGGATATCTGTCAATAGGAGAATTATTATCTGTGGCTCAAGTTTGTCATCTGTGGCACCTGCTTTCATCTGACAA TTTATTATGGAAGCCATTGCTACAAGCATGTGTTCCTTCCCAAGTAGGCAGTCAACAGCTTGGAGACCTGAAGTCATCCAATCTGAAATCTAGTTTTATGCAGAG gtGTATAGAGATGAGAAACAAAAGAATTCTAAAACTTCTGAAGAAAAAGAACCCATATACAGGTGTAATTCATTGCAAGGATGTCGAAAATGCCTTCAA GTTTGGTGGAATATCTTGGCAGATAGTTATGACAGACACAAGTGGGAATGAACATTGTTTACAACACCAGGATATCAGTTATCATCTTATGTCTGTGTCAGTCAGATGGTTCTCACTAAAGATGATACCCGCTAATAATGTGAAAAAACTCTCACTGTATTCCTGTAACCCACTGTTTCATGACAGTAAAACAGGAAAAGTTGTCTCAAATGG GCCATATCAAAGGTCACTTTTATACTCAATGGATCACAAACTTAGTTCAGCAATAGACAAATTAAAGCCTGTTGGTACTGATGAAAATCTAAAAGTGTTTGCACTTGAAGATGGTATTACAATTGGTGTATGGAAG GAAGGTGGAGAAATTGCTTTTATTGCAATAGCTGCTGGGCTTCCTGGTTTGGTGAAAAAATGTATCATGGGAACATCATCAAA GATGTATCAGTCACCAAAGGAAAAAAGTCTTGCCTGTTTACCTGAGTCTACATATG gTTTATATGGCTACAGTTGTACTATACAGCTTAGAACAATGAAGCAAGAAATTTGGGACCAACAGTTCACAAATGTAGAATGTCCAAACTCAGATATTA GAAATGGTTTTGCACAATTTCATCTTATGAAGGAAACTGATAGACAGATACTTCAAAAAGAACTTGAATTTCCATGGAAGACTGATGCTTTCAAAAATAAGATAAAG GATGTGTGCTGTCTTGACGCTATGTTAATAGATAATGAAGGACAGGTTGTATGGAATTGTTG TTCTGCTGTAAGTGTGAAGAAGGAGGGAAGTCGAAAATTCTCATTTGACA TGGATTTTGACTACTGCAGAGAACAGTCCAGGTGTATAGAGTATTCAGATCAGAAAGGACAAATTTTTATTCAGATTGACAGG GATGAAGAAAGAACTTATATTACACATATAGCATTGAGTGTACTCATGGAAAAGCCTTCAAAACAGTGA